From one Eisenibacter elegans DSM 3317 genomic stretch:
- a CDS encoding GAF domain-containing protein, with the protein MSFITINYFVMINYYDGTLHEIQYVVDISNKNAAHAYEIALHAQYMKQGDDQRRVALRQAIEAHEAGLVILRKGSPKTSKAPAAVSSSIDITERLWYKYRQKADILVNEPLMLENREMNPQVEDAANYILKNVENMVEQDRALTAAYIAYYENFQDTRTFSLWAILVANLLLLALGFTYINFNIVRPISKISRINEIVSSGDFRQRIRYDADDELGRVAIAINALFENLEKATDFILAIGEGKLDIEYKLSGENGQEVKQDRLTTALIDMRNKMSVVAEQDRQRSWVSEGLATFADILRKDIDDDDFNYRIIANLVKYLEANQGAIFIINDDNEAETYLEMVATYAYGKKKFVERKIEKGEGLVGEVYQEGQTVYIREVPQSYISITSGLGDATPSSLLIVPLKINNEVYGVVELASFEPFHTYQIEFVEKLSESIATTFSSVKTNVRTQKLLFESVQLSEQMRAQEEEMRQNLEELVSTQEEVERKNQLIEEQKAELQKQLDEQTQLIVDLRNREAELREELQRQQEERSLLEKALTEQQDQQSDVHQQLQDKDEQVRRSVEEFDKIKAELAQRVQQLEQQIQLEQKNKKQLEERIRHYEDSAKTLQETLQKVQNGENSKVKEILDNQKQTVERLIANYRQREEKYSKQIAEKEVEVSENKQMVESERDRALILLEGQKTAMIKVSMRLAEDIERLRQEVAEKDRIIAQLKQSL; encoded by the coding sequence ATGTCTTTCATCACAATCAACTACTTTGTGATGATTAACTACTACGACGGCACCTTGCACGAAATACAGTATGTGGTCGATATTTCGAACAAAAACGCAGCTCATGCCTACGAAATAGCCCTGCACGCCCAGTATATGAAACAAGGCGACGACCAGCGCCGCGTAGCTCTTCGCCAAGCCATTGAGGCGCACGAAGCTGGGCTGGTAATCTTGCGCAAGGGTAGCCCCAAGACCTCCAAGGCTCCGGCTGCGGTCAGTTCTAGTATTGACATTACGGAGCGGCTTTGGTACAAGTACCGCCAAAAAGCCGACATCCTTGTCAATGAGCCGCTGATGCTCGAAAACCGCGAGATGAACCCTCAAGTAGAAGATGCGGCCAACTATATTCTCAAAAATGTAGAGAATATGGTTGAACAAGACCGCGCTCTTACGGCTGCCTACATTGCCTATTACGAAAATTTTCAAGATACTCGTACCTTCTCTTTGTGGGCTATCTTGGTGGCCAACCTCTTGTTGTTGGCCTTGGGCTTTACCTACATCAACTTCAACATTGTACGGCCTATCAGCAAAATCTCACGGATTAATGAGATTGTGTCCAGCGGCGATTTTCGCCAACGTATCCGCTATGATGCCGATGACGAGCTAGGGCGGGTAGCCATTGCCATCAACGCCCTTTTTGAAAACCTCGAAAAAGCAACGGACTTTATCCTGGCTATCGGTGAGGGGAAGCTGGATATAGAATACAAGCTCAGCGGCGAAAATGGCCAAGAAGTCAAACAAGACCGCCTCACTACAGCGCTCATCGATATGCGTAACAAAATGAGCGTAGTGGCCGAGCAAGACCGCCAGCGTAGCTGGGTATCGGAAGGCTTGGCGACCTTTGCCGACATCTTGCGCAAGGATATTGATGATGATGACTTCAACTATCGTATCATTGCCAATTTAGTAAAGTATCTGGAGGCCAACCAGGGCGCTATATTCATCATCAATGATGACAACGAGGCCGAAACCTATCTCGAAATGGTCGCTACATATGCCTATGGCAAGAAGAAATTTGTAGAGCGCAAAATCGAAAAAGGGGAAGGCCTTGTGGGTGAAGTATACCAAGAAGGGCAGACTGTCTACATCCGAGAAGTACCTCAAAGCTATATCAGTATCACCTCGGGCTTGGGCGACGCTACCCCCAGCAGCCTGCTGATTGTGCCGCTCAAAATCAATAATGAAGTGTATGGAGTGGTAGAGCTGGCCTCCTTTGAGCCTTTTCACACCTATCAAATAGAGTTTGTGGAGAAACTTAGCGAAAGTATTGCTACGACCTTCTCCTCTGTAAAAACCAATGTGCGTACCCAAAAGCTACTCTTTGAATCGGTACAGTTGAGTGAGCAAATGCGTGCGCAAGAAGAAGAAATGCGCCAAAACTTGGAAGAACTAGTTTCGACTCAAGAGGAAGTAGAGCGCAAAAATCAACTCATTGAGGAGCAAAAAGCCGAACTACAAAAGCAGCTCGATGAGCAAACGCAGCTCATCGTTGATTTGCGCAACCGCGAAGCTGAGCTGCGCGAAGAGCTACAACGCCAACAAGAGGAACGAAGCCTCCTTGAAAAAGCACTGACCGAACAGCAAGATCAGCAAAGTGATGTCCACCAACAGCTCCAAGACAAAGATGAGCAGGTGCGGCGCAGTGTAGAGGAGTTTGACAAAATCAAGGCCGAACTCGCCCAACGCGTACAACAGCTCGAACAACAAATCCAACTGGAACAGAAAAATAAAAAACAGCTCGAAGAGCGCATCCGACACTACGAAGATAGCGCCAAAACACTGCAAGAAACCTTGCAGAAAGTGCAAAACGGAGAAAACTCTAAGGTGAAAGAAATCTTGGATAATCAGAAGCAAACCGTAGAGCGCCTCATTGCCAACTATCGACAACGGGAAGAGAAATACAGCAAACAAATCGCTGAAAAAGAAGTAGAAGTAAGTGAAAACAAACAAATGGTAGAAAGCGAACGAGACCGTGCCCTGATTTTGCTCGAAGGCCAAAAAACAGCCATGATTAAAGTCTCTATGAGGCTGGCCGAAGACATCGAACGCCTCCGACAAGAGGTGGCCGAAAAAGACCGTATCATCGCACAACTCAAACAAAGCTTATAA
- the purB gene encoding adenylosuccinate lyase, with protein MQLDSLQAISPIDGRYRTQVEALSPFFSEYGLIRYRVWVEVEYFLALCQIPLPPLADFPAGKVPMLRQIYQNFEIKDALRIKEIEATTNHDVKAVEYFIKEAMERLELGAYSEWIHFGLTSQDVNNTAIPMSLRHATEQVYLPLLEELTQKLATLAQQWEAIPMLARTHGQPASPTRLGKELMVFVERLEEQLGLLTQIPFAGKFGGATGNFNAHHVAYPHIDWVGFAEGFLAEQLGLKRSRTTTQIEHYDHLAAYSDALSRINTILIDLCRDVWQYVSMNYFKQKIKAGEVGSSAMPHKVNPIDFENAEGNLGVANVLWHHLSSKLPISRLQRDLTDSTVLRNLGVPMAHTVLAMRSCLKGLGKLELNQTAIEADLAQNWAVVAEAIQTILRREGFPNPYETLKALTRTHQAITQETIADFIDTLDLNDALKAELKAISPMNYTGV; from the coding sequence ATGCAACTTGACAGCCTTCAGGCCATTTCGCCCATCGATGGGCGCTACCGTACCCAAGTAGAGGCGCTTAGTCCTTTCTTTTCAGAGTACGGGCTGATTCGCTACCGTGTGTGGGTAGAGGTAGAGTACTTCTTGGCTTTGTGCCAAATTCCGCTCCCACCTTTGGCAGACTTCCCCGCCGGCAAAGTGCCGATGTTACGCCAAATATATCAAAATTTTGAGATAAAAGATGCGCTCCGCATCAAAGAAATTGAGGCCACAACCAACCACGATGTCAAAGCCGTAGAGTATTTTATCAAAGAAGCGATGGAGCGCCTTGAGTTGGGGGCTTATAGTGAATGGATTCACTTTGGCCTGACTTCTCAGGACGTAAACAACACGGCCATCCCGATGTCGCTGCGCCACGCCACCGAGCAAGTATACCTGCCCTTGCTTGAGGAGCTGACCCAAAAGCTGGCTACACTGGCGCAGCAGTGGGAGGCAATACCGATGCTGGCACGCACCCACGGCCAACCGGCTTCGCCTACGCGCCTTGGCAAGGAGCTGATGGTATTTGTAGAGCGACTAGAAGAGCAGTTGGGGCTGTTGACACAAATCCCGTTTGCCGGAAAGTTTGGCGGCGCTACCGGAAACTTCAATGCCCATCATGTAGCCTATCCTCATATCGACTGGGTGGGCTTTGCCGAAGGCTTTCTCGCCGAGCAGCTTGGCCTCAAACGCAGCCGCACCACCACCCAAATCGAGCACTACGACCATCTGGCAGCTTATAGCGATGCGCTGAGCCGTATCAATACCATCTTGATTGATCTCTGCCGCGATGTGTGGCAGTATGTGTCGATGAATTATTTCAAACAAAAAATCAAGGCTGGGGAGGTTGGTTCGTCTGCAATGCCGCACAAGGTCAACCCCATCGATTTTGAAAATGCCGAAGGCAACCTCGGTGTAGCCAATGTGCTCTGGCATCATCTTTCGAGTAAGTTGCCCATCTCTCGCCTACAACGCGACCTGACCGACTCCACTGTCTTGCGCAACTTGGGGGTGCCGATGGCACACACCGTACTGGCGATGCGCTCCTGCCTCAAAGGGTTGGGCAAGCTAGAACTGAACCAGACCGCCATTGAGGCCGACTTAGCCCAAAACTGGGCCGTTGTAGCAGAGGCCATTCAGACCATCTTGCGCCGAGAGGGCTTCCCCAACCCCTACGAAACCCTCAAGGCGCTGACGCGTACCCATCAGGCCATTACTCAAGAGACCATCGCCGACTTCATCGACACCCTCGACCTAAATGATGCTCTCAAAGCCGAACTCAAAGCCATCAGCCCCATGAACTATACCGGCGTTTGA
- a CDS encoding AAA family ATPase — MRIINFQFEDKSLEWRLEPLTFNKLTLLVGASGVGKTQILRALMTLKQIAEGDAVNGITWRLEFETLTQQQYIWEGAFENKQSSTFSEFEDDKVSDKHKYTIITERLVLNGVDIVRRDIDSTSFRGQQIAFKLPKNKSVLYLLKEEDEIRGAQKIILKLHFSNQLGFAEDAGMYVNNQEVLTKIIASHNTLDKIISSKFKTSIKLLLASKAPKDTIFQRIKDCFISIFPTVVDLRVEMMKSFFSIAIKESGVDKWIALPRMSWGMVKTLKQLSELYLCEEGTVFLVDGFEDSLGVNCIDEITRDILISQRSLQFVLTSHHPPISWMPLAIRIGSLSHEMRV; from the coding sequence ATGAGGATTATCAACTTTCAATTTGAGGATAAATCACTAGAGTGGCGGTTGGAACCCTTGACTTTCAACAAACTCACCCTCTTGGTAGGCGCATCAGGGGTCGGTAAAACGCAAATTTTACGCGCCTTGATGACCTTGAAGCAAATCGCAGAGGGAGATGCTGTGAATGGTATAACCTGGCGGCTGGAGTTTGAAACCCTAACACAACAACAATATATTTGGGAGGGTGCATTTGAGAATAAACAAAGCTCAACCTTTAGTGAGTTTGAAGACGATAAAGTGTCTGATAAACATAAGTATACGATTATCACAGAGCGGCTAGTGCTCAATGGAGTGGATATTGTGAGGCGAGATATTGATAGTACCTCTTTTAGAGGGCAGCAAATCGCCTTCAAATTACCTAAAAATAAGAGTGTTTTGTATTTGCTAAAAGAAGAAGATGAGATTCGGGGTGCGCAAAAAATTATTTTGAAGTTACACTTTAGCAATCAGCTCGGGTTTGCTGAAGATGCCGGCATGTATGTGAATAATCAAGAGGTTCTCACAAAAATTATCGCTTCACACAACACACTTGATAAAATTATCAGCTCAAAATTTAAAACTTCAATCAAGCTATTATTGGCCTCTAAAGCACCCAAAGACACTATCTTTCAGCGTATCAAAGATTGCTTTATCAGTATATTCCCCACAGTAGTCGATCTGAGGGTAGAAATGATGAAAAGCTTCTTTTCCATAGCTATCAAAGAAAGCGGTGTGGATAAATGGATAGCGTTGCCCCGAATGTCTTGGGGAATGGTCAAAACACTCAAACAATTGAGCGAGCTTTACTTATGTGAAGAAGGTACGGTGTTCTTGGTTGACGGATTTGAAGATAGTCTTGGGGTCAACTGTATCGATGAAATCACCAGAGACATCCTTATTTCTCAACGTAGCTTACAGTTTGTTTTAACAAGTCATCACCCCCCTATATCATGGATGCCATTGGCTATCAGAATTGGAAGCTTATCACACGAAATGCGGGTGTAA